One Setaria viridis chromosome 3, Setaria_viridis_v4.0, whole genome shotgun sequence DNA window includes the following coding sequences:
- the LOC117850580 gene encoding common plant regulatory factor 1 — protein sequence MAHDEAVATQKTGNTASSPKDQPAPSPYPDWSTMQAYYGHGVLPPTYFAPAIAPGHPPPYMWGPQPLMPHPFGTPYAAMYPHGAAYPHPLVPMVSNPLSVEQTKSANSKEKSSSKKLKEIDRTAVSAGSGNSKRTMSSSEDYSAEGSSDVNDQKVNKTSRKRSLVDGPGAETSEAAKLANTAILPHHCFPAPVIKPSATNVANSRAMGATISPSPGVIVPPHTGGPTDLSIKDERELKREKRKQSNRESARRSRLRKQAETEELATQVESLTAENTSLRSEIGRLTESSDKLRFENSALMVKLKDTAAPTPAEPSPNKAATSSSSPGAAAAENFLSMIDSTNAPGVSRHTEHGEPKLRQLLDSNPSTDVAAVS from the exons ATGGCTCATGATGAAGCTGTGGCTACCCAGAAGACTGGAAACACAGCATCGTCTCCAAAG GATCAACCAGCTCCTTCTCCATATCCTGATTGGTCAACCATGCAG GCATACTATGGCCACGGTGTCTTGCCACCAACATATTTTGCTCCAGCAATAGCTCCAGGTCATCCACCGCCATATATGTGGGGTCCTCAG CCTCTAATGCCACACCCTTTTGGGACACCATATGCTGCAATGTACCCACATGGTGCAGCTTACCCACACCCCCTTGTACCCATG GTATCAAATCCATTGAGCGTGGAGCAAACCAAGTCTGCAAACAGTAAGGAGAAAAGTTCCAGTAAGAAACTTAAAGAAATTGATCGGACTGCAGTATCTGCTGGCAGCGGTAACAGTAAAAGAACAATGTCATCCAG TGAAGATTACAGTGCAGAGGGCTCCAGCGATGTAAACGATCAGAAG GTGAACAAAACTTCCAGGAAACGGAGCTTAGTTGATGGACCTG GTGCTGAAACATCTGAAGCCGCAAAGCTGGCAAATACAGCCATCCTGCCACATCACTGCTTTCCAGCTCCAGTAATTAAGCCCAGCGCTACAAATGTTGCTAACTCAAGGGCAATGGGTGCAACGATATCTCCATCTCCTGGTGTGATTGTTCCGCCTCATACTGGAGGACCAACTGACTTATCAATCAAG GATGAGAGGGAACTGAAGCGAGAAAAGAGGAAGCAATCAAATAGAGAATCTGCTAGACGATCAAGACTGAGAAAACAG GCTGAGACAGAGGAGCTGGCTACGCAAGTGGAGTCTCTTACAGCAGAAAACACATCCCTTAGATCTGAAATCGGCAGGCTAACAGAGAGTTCGGACAAACTAAGATTCGAGAATTCCGCTCTGATG GTGAAGCTGAAGGACACTGCAGCGCCGACCCCTGCAGAACCATCTCCGAACAAAGCAGCCACATCCTCGTCctctcccggcgccgccgccgcggagaatTTCCTGTCGATGATTGACAGCACGAACGCGCCGGGCGTCAGCCGGCACACGGAGCACGGCGAGCCCAAGCTCCGGCAGCTCCTCGACTCCAATCCGTCGACAGATGTTGCCGCCGTAAGCTAA
- the LOC117849014 gene encoding uncharacterized protein: MAARRSWADIPADLVAEIARHVPCLEDRVRAARACRTWLRGVLTNPCPLQLPWLLLPYQNAAALPPYATRRASFFCVLCNRAHRLAVPHYTEGARFFGAYPGGWLFLAYGQSCGHGLINLRTHESLYLPDDIIRPVGDGLAWQYPMFIRAATLSAPPATFEGCVAAAIITVLTPQCFFGPSHITVWRMGSHVASASCTFGLDAEDVIHHNGAFHFLTRHGDLLICRPEFQDEAPLGRLQVREEFREMLGRVLNAGARYLVECRGELLMVLRVQPHQEATWSFRVFRMMQEQVPDADHARYGWTELPALDGRMLFVGRGCSRSFEAAHFPGSQEGVYFLDDGSFHAAPMICFGDEPRQYGCCNNGVWSGPPDHAHHWFPLQRPSTYSSPVWFLH, translated from the coding sequence ATGGCTGCGCGGCGGTCCTGGGCGGACATCCCCGCCGATCTCGTCGCCGAGATCGCCCGTCACGTGCCGTGCCTCGAAGACCGCGTCCGCGCAGCCAGGGCGTGCCGCACCTGGCTCCGAGGCGTGCTGACGAACCCGTGCCCGCTCCAGCTCCCGTGGCTCCTCCTCCCGTACCAGAACGCCGCCGCTCTCCCGCCCTACGCCACCCGCAGGGCGTCCTTCTTCTGCGTCCTCTGCAACCGCGCCCACCGCCTCGCCGTCCCGCACTACACGGAGGGCGCACGCTTCTTCGGCGCGTACCCCGGTGGCTGGCTTTTCCTCGCCTACGGCCAGAGCTGCGGGCACGGACTGATCAACCTCCGCACCCACGAGAGCCTCTACCTCCCCGACGACATCATAAGGCCGGTAGGGGACGGATTGGCGTGGCAATATCCCATGTTCATCCGCGCCGCCACCCTTTCTGCCCCGCCGGCCACGTTCGAGGgatgcgtcgccgccgccatcatcacGGTTCTTACTCCGCAGTGTTTCTTCGGTCCGTCGCATATTACGGTCTGGCGCATGGGGAGCCATGTGGCCTCCGCCTCCTGCACGTTCGGGTTGGACGCCGAGGACGTCATACACCACAACGGCGCCTTCCATTTCCTCACCCGGCATGGGGATCTGCTCATTTGCAGGCCAGAATTTCAAGATGAAGCGCCCCTGGGACGACTGCAAGTGCGGGAGGAATTCCGGGAGATGCTGGGCCGTGTGCTGAACGCCGGCGCTCGCTACCTCGTCGAGTGCCGCGGCGAGCTTCTGATGGTCTTGCGAGTTCAGCCTCATCAAGAGGCGACGTGGTCGTTCAGGGTGTTCCGGATGATGCAGGAGCAGGTACCGGACGCCGACCATGCTCGCTACGGTTGGACCGAGCTGCCCGCGCTGGATGGCCGGATGCTGTTCGTGGGGCGCGGCTGCTCTAGATCCTTCGAGGCGGCTCATTTCCCCGGATCTCAGGAAGGCGTTTACTTCTTGGATGACGGGAGTTTCCACGCGGCGCCGATGATATGCTTCGGAGATGAGCCCCGGCAGTACGGCTGCTGCAACAACGGGGTCTGGTCCGGGCCGCCTGACCATGCCCACCACTGGTTCCCGTTACAACGCCCATCGACCTACTCGTCTCCGGTATGGTTTCTCCATTGA
- the LOC117847325 gene encoding putative glucose-6-phosphate 1-epimerase — protein MSMGRFANSTDPRSGLEVVRDWNGVAQVVLRSPKGASARVSLHGGQVVSWRNDHGEELLFTSSKAIFKPPNAMRGGIQMCFPQFGYSGTLERHGFARNRIWALDDEHPPINHNDNASKVSVDLILKPSEDDLKCWPHCFEFRLRVSLSKVGDLSLISRIRNVNGKPFSFSFAYHTYLSVSDISEVRIEGLETLDYLDNLSHKERFTEQGDAITFESEVDRVYVSSPNVVAVLDHEKKQSFVIKKEGLPDVVVWNPWEKKSKTMVDFGDEEYKQMLCVDAAAVERAITLKPGEEWTGKLELSAVSSTNCSDHLDHPVSI, from the exons ATGAGCATGGGGCGCTTCGCCAACTCGACGGATCCGAGGTCGGGGCTGGAGGTGGTCAGGGACTGGAACGGGGTCGCCCAGGTCGTGCTCCGCTCGCCAAAGGGAGCCTCCGCGCGG GTGAGCCTGCACGGCGGCCAGGTCGTCTCCTGGAGGAACGACCACGGCGAGGAGCTCCTCTTCACCAGCAGCAAG GCAATCTTCAAGCCACCAAACGCCATGCGAGGTGGAATTCAGATGTGTTTCCCACAG TTTGGATACTCTGGGACATTGGAGCGACATGGATTTGCAAGAAACAGGATATGGGCCCTGGATGATGAGCATCCACCAATAAATCATAATGATAACGCCAGCAAAGTTTCTGTTGACCTAATACTAAAGCCATCCGAAGATGACCTCAAGTGCTGGCCACATTG TTTTGAATTCCGCCTGAGGGTCTCTCTTTCAAAGGTTGGGGACCTGTCGTTAATATCGCGCATCAGGAATGTCAATGGCAAGCCATTCAGTTTCTCATTTGCTTACCACACATACCTTTCCGTTTCTGACATCAG TGAGGTGAGGATAGAAGGTTTGGAGACCCTTGATTATCTTGACAATCTTAGCCACAAAGAACGGTTTACAGAACAAGGAGACGCCATAACATTTGAGTCAGAG GTCGATCGAGTCTACGTTAGCTCCCCAAATGTAGTAGCAGTTCTTGACCATGAGAAGAAACAGTCATTTGTCATAAAAAAGGAAGGACTTCCTGACGTTG TTGTGTGGAATCCGTgggaaaagaaatcaaagacTATGGTGGACTTTGGTGATGAGGAGTACAAGCAGATGCTTTGCGTTGATGCAGCCGCAGTGGAGAGAGCAATCACGCTGAAACCAGGGGAGGAGTGGACGGGGAAACTGGAGCTTTCTGCAGTTTCATCCACCAACTGCAGCGATCATCTTGATCACCCAGTCAGCATCTAG
- the LOC117848001 gene encoding uncharacterized protein: MAAPSPWASLSLDQMSEIACRVPCEWDRAHMAFVCHSWRAGLAAPPPPPPPLPHLLLPSDGLTRVSCILSGSSIHQEYHDKVGARYIGSGDGGYLFIAMDQTRRHRLMDLHQPGWVRILPDEVCPRHDPSVQHVHRMVILAATPSSPPDVAGCVAAGIVAYQRYVDGPLERRCAFWIIGDGVAYDTRPPHCTEAVEDVVYRDDGFFHFLTDEEHILACAPTFSSVGGDQLRRVALSSTLRRCVPRDRDHEGNVRARYLLESRGELLMVVRFAPDHDSPTSGFKVFSRIGPLPLEDDGSGGMIGHPYIWRELDTLGDRMLFVGRGCSRSYETAEYPGFNDGIYFLDDRSFYDEYIMFRGVSERQYPCSDNGKWTQGQPPNVEFFFPDQVPSNHSSPAWLLI, encoded by the coding sequence atggccgcgCCTTCGCCCTGGGCGAGCCTCTCACTGGACCAAATGTCCGAGATCGCCTGCCGCGTCCCGTGCGAATGGGACCGCGCCCACATGGCCTTCGTCTGCCACTCATGGCGCGCGGGGCTCGCagctcccccgcccccgccgccaccgctcccgcaTCTCCTCCTACCGTCCGACGGCTTGACTCGCGTCTCCTGCATCCTCAGCGGCTCCAGCATCCACCAGGAGTACCACGACAAGGTCGGCGCGCGCTACATCGGCTCTGGCGACGGCGGCTACCTCTTCATCGCCATGGACCAgactcgccgccaccgcctcatGGACCTCCACCAGCCAGGGTGGGTGCGCATACTTCCCGACGAGGTCTGCCCCCGCCACGATCCATCGGTCCAGCACGTCCACAGGATGGtcatcctcgccgccaccccctcATCCCCGCCGGATGTCGCTGGCTGCGTCGCCGCCGGCATCGTCGCCTATCAGCGGTACGTCGACGGCCCGCTCGAGCGCCGCTGCGCGTTCTGGATCATCGGCGATGGGGTGGCCTACGATACTAGGCCTCCTCACTGTACTGAAGCGGTGGAGGACGTCGTGTACCGCGACGACGGGTTCTTCCACTTCCTCACCGACGAGGAACACATCCTGGCGTGCGCGCCGACCTTCTCTTCGGTTGGGGGCGACCAGCTGCGACGAGTAGCGTTATCCTCGACGCTACGCCGCTGCGTGCCCAGGGACAGAGATCATGAAGGCAACGTTCGTGCTCGCTACCTCTTGGAGTCCCGCGGCGAACTGCTGATGGTCGTCAGGTTCGCTCCCGATCATGATTCGCCGACGTCGGGGTTCAAGGTGTTCAGCAGGATTGGCCCGCTGCCGCTCGaggacgacggcagcggcggcatgaTCGGGCACCCCTATATCTGGAGGGAGCTGGACACGCTGGGTGACCGGATGCTGTTCGTGGGGCGAGGCTGCTCCAGATCCTACGAGACGGCTGAGTACCCGGGGTTCAATGACGGCATCTACTTCTTGGATGATCGGAGCTTCTACGACGAGTACATCATGTTTCGCGGTGTCAGTGAGAGGCAGTACCCCTGCAGCGACAACGGCAAGTGGACGCAAGGGCAGCCTCCCAATGTCGAGTTCTTCTTCCCGGACCAGGTCCCTTCGAACCACTCTTCTCCGGCTTGGCTTCTCATTTGA
- the LOC117847141 gene encoding uncharacterized protein has product MSMALSSSLRALALISPALPSARPSGFAAPASRARGRPRRGAGVVSQAAALPSDAQWLERLPEKKKPLYTHSLPCIEAWLRSLGFTQSREDPAVWVAEKPLWHARLSLDVTDLHIRYLKSGPGSLEKDVERRFSYALSREDIENAILGGP; this is encoded by the exons ATGTCCATGGCCCTCTCGAGCTCGCTCCGTGCCCTGGCCCTGATCTCCCCGGCCCTGCCCTCCGCTCGCCCGAGCGGGTTCGCTGCCCCGGCGTCCCGCGCGCGGGGTCGGCCGCGGAGAGGGGCGGGGGTCGTttcgcaggcggcggcgctgccgtcgGACGCGCAGTGGCTAGAGCGGctgccggagaagaagaagccgcTGTACACGCACAGCCTGCCGTGCATCGAGGCGTGGCTGCGCAGCCTCGGGTTCACGCAGTCCCGCGAGGACCCCGCCGTCTGGGTCGCCGAGAAGCCGCTCTGGCACGCGCGCCTCAGCCTCGACGTCACCGACCTCCACATCAG GTACTTGAAAAGCGGCCCTGGAAGTCTTGAGAAGGATGTGGAGAGAAGGTTCAGCTATGCCCTAAGCAGAGAAGACATCGAGAACGCAATACTTGGAGGGCCTTAA